The Bubalus bubalis isolate 160015118507 breed Murrah chromosome 16, NDDB_SH_1, whole genome shotgun sequence genome window below encodes:
- the LOC112579349 gene encoding putative olfactory receptor 52P1, translating into MADNATHHYISSFFLVGIPGLEDFHCWIGIPVCLLFSLTLLGNSIIIITIKLEPSLHQPMYFFLGMLAMNDMALGSSTAPKMLGIFWLDAHWIDFDICLAQLYFIHTFCITESALLVAMAFDRYVAICIPLQYTTLLTTTMVIKMGLASVVRAIFLVLPGPFLIRRLPYYTKYVINHAYCEHMAVVKLASANTHVNRTYGISVALSVMVLDLGLIATSYLKILQAVFRLSSQHARSKALGTCAAHVCTILVSYTPALFSFLTHRIGKKVPPSVHIIFASLYLLVLPTVNPLEYGVKTKQIRDQVIGLFFPNKKVSENLNL; encoded by the coding sequence ATGGCTGACAATGCTACTCATCACTACATTTCATCTTTCTTCTTGGTTGgtattcctgggttggaagattttCACTGCTGGATCGGCATTCCTGTCTGCCTCCTGTTTTCCCTGACCCTGCTGGGGAACAGCATAATCATCATTACCATCAAACTAGAGCCAAGCCTCCACCAGCCAATGTATTTCTTCCTTGGCATGCTGGCAATGAATGATATGGCCCTTGGCTCTTCCACAGCCCCCAAGATGCTTGGCATCTTTTGGTTGGATGCACATTGGATTGACTTTGATATCTGCCTAGCACAGTTGTATTTCATCCACACATTTTGCATAACTGAGTCAGCCCTCTTAGTTGCCATGGCCTTTGATCGCTATGTAGCTATTTGCATCCCACTACAATATACAACCCTCCTGACAACAACAATGGTCATTAAAATGGGTCTAGCTAGTGTGGTCCGAGCTATCTTCCTGGTTTTGCCAGGTCCCTTTCTCATTAGAAGACTACCATATTATACCAAATATGTCATCAATCATGCCTATTGTGAGCACATGGCTGTGGTGAAATTGGCTAGTGCAAACACCCATGTTAACAGAACATATGGAATCTCTGTGGCCCTTTCAGTGATGGTATTGGACCTTGGGCTCATAGCCACATCCTATCTCAAAATCCTCCAGGCGGTCTTCCGGCTCTCCTCTCAGCATGCCCGCTCAAAAGCACTGGGCACCTGTGCTGCCCATGTGTGCACTATCCTTGTCTCCTACACACCTGCACTCTTTAGCTTTCTAACTCACCGCATTGGCAAGAAGGTGCCTCCAAGCGTCCATATCATTTTTGCAAGTTTGTACCTTCTGGTGCTGCCCACAGTCAATCCCCTTGAATATGGTGTCAAGACCAAGCAGATTCGTGACCAAGTGATTGGTCTCTTTTTCCCAAACAAAAAAGTTTCTGAAAATTTAAACTTATAA